In one Candidatus Dechloromonas phosphoritropha genomic region, the following are encoded:
- a CDS encoding IS1380 family transposase — MDNSIPTQLRFPASAGFTIRAEFDGGAMSSDFGALLLRGIDLQIGLIPRLVSAIHDKRHASYIDHPLADLLRQRIFQTASGYADGNDANTLRRDPLFKLAVGRAPLGEGNDLASGPTLSRLENSVSRKDIYRLAKSFVDAFIASYAQAPAVIVLDMDHSEDATHGQQELAFYNHHYGNHCYLPLFLFEGLSGKLITAVLRPGKRPTGKENAVIIKRVLHLLRQAWPETHILLRGDGHFANPELMTLCESDPHLDFLFGLAGNQVLSPKAEPLLKKARALHQTHSANAQRLGNAEPAATRLYDDIEYQAGSWPKAYRVVVKAEVMALGDNPRYVVTSLSDPTPDVLYKELYCARGQDENFIKAVKNDLASDRTSDHAFLANHLRLFYSCAAYGLIHGLRENTLVHTELAKAQPLSIILKLFKLAVRVVQYKDRIKLSLPTSCPMKGVLARVTELLYLVPRPPA; from the coding sequence ATGGACAATTCTATCCCAACCCAGCTTCGCTTTCCCGCCAGCGCCGGATTTACGATCCGGGCAGAGTTTGACGGCGGGGCGATGTCCTCCGACTTTGGCGCACTCCTGTTGCGTGGCATCGACCTGCAAATCGGCCTGATTCCCCGCCTGGTCAGCGCGATTCACGACAAACGCCACGCCTCGTACATTGACCATCCGCTGGCCGACCTGCTTCGTCAGCGGATATTCCAGACCGCCAGCGGCTACGCCGACGGTAATGACGCCAACACGCTGCGGCGCGATCCGCTGTTCAAACTGGCGGTCGGTCGTGCCCCGCTGGGCGAGGGAAATGACCTGGCCTCCGGCCCCACGCTCTCCCGGCTCGAAAACAGCGTATCGCGCAAAGACATTTACCGCCTGGCCAAAAGCTTCGTCGACGCCTTCATCGCCAGCTACGCCCAGGCGCCTGCCGTGATCGTGCTCGATATGGATCACTCTGAGGATGCCACTCACGGGCAGCAGGAACTGGCGTTCTACAACCACCACTACGGCAATCATTGCTACCTGCCGTTGTTCCTCTTCGAAGGACTCTCCGGGAAGCTGATCACCGCCGTCCTGCGTCCGGGCAAGCGTCCCACCGGTAAAGAGAATGCGGTCATCATCAAGCGCGTGCTGCACCTGCTCCGCCAGGCCTGGCCCGAGACCCACATCCTGCTGCGCGGGGATGGTCACTTCGCGAATCCCGAACTGATGACCTTGTGCGAGTCCGATCCGCATCTGGACTTTCTCTTCGGCCTGGCCGGCAACCAGGTGCTCTCGCCCAAGGCCGAGCCGCTGCTGAAGAAAGCCCGTGCGCTGCACCAGACACACAGCGCCAACGCCCAGCGCCTGGGGAACGCCGAGCCTGCGGCGACACGACTGTACGACGATATCGAGTATCAGGCGGGCTCGTGGCCCAAGGCTTACCGCGTGGTGGTCAAGGCCGAGGTGATGGCCTTGGGTGACAACCCGCGGTACGTGGTGACCTCGCTGTCCGACCCGACGCCTGATGTGCTTTACAAAGAGCTGTACTGTGCTCGAGGGCAGGACGAGAACTTCATCAAGGCGGTGAAGAACGACTTGGCCAGTGACCGGACCTCCGATCATGCCTTCCTCGCCAATCACCTGCGGCTGTTCTATTCGTGTGCGGCGTATGGGTTGATTCACGGCTTGCGCGAGAACACGCTGGTGCATACGGAACTGGCCAAGGCGCAACCGCTGTCGATTATCCTGAAACTCTTTAAGTTGGCGGTGCGCGTGGTGCAGTACAAGGATCGGATCAAGCTGTCCTTGCCTACGTCGTGTCCGATGAAGGGGGTGCTGGCGCGGGTGACCGAGTTGCTTTACCTCGTCCCGCGCCCGCCGGCCTGA